The Lytechinus variegatus isolate NC3 chromosome 11, Lvar_3.0, whole genome shotgun sequence genome contains the following window.
GGTTTAGTTCCAGGGAGAAAACTTGAgctctcacttttttttttattctcatctCAATCTTCAACAGCTtgttcttttcttgtttttctatttcttttattccttGGGATGCTTCTTTATTctgtattcatttgtttatttttcttcattattattctttattaattttgaattattttttattcatcattttcatatatattcatttgttattgttcattttcattaGTCATTGTCCATTGTTCatcatttgatttaatttttcttctgtgaattgagagatatttttcttaaaattgttttgCTATTTTACCATAGTATCAATACAATTATCTATGATTGTCATCCCCCACTCTGCCGGGATGTAGGAAATGATGAGGTTCGGTGGTTGCATGTTTGCCTTTGACTGCTTTGAAATTTTCCAAATAAACCTGATTTTTTTCGATTACATTCACGTATCGTTTCAGTAAGCAGTACGAATAAAAACAATGTGGAAGGACACGTCGAAGAAAATAATAGTACGCCTAACGAGGGCGCCCTAACGAGTTGGCGGtaatagtaaaaaaatgactggtcgccattaatatccaacaaacaacaacaacaacaatgtcCAATTGTTGTTCCTCTTGACCTCTTCTCTATCTAGGTCCAagcatttaataataatagccaatttttataaagcgcttttcccaggatggcccaaagcgcgttacagcatattattatcccggtcattggattcatttcaatcccgcacgaaaagtgcacagtttccactccctggggagcattccttgcattcattgcagcctcattatggcgctggcaaaatcaaacatacaatatctttcgcatcctaccgggttcccatttagcacctgggtcgagagtggcaaagtgtggattaacgccttgccaaaggacgctagaccgcggtgggattcgaacacacgaccctctgtttacaaggtgagagtcatttttttaaagattaaagCATTTCTTCACATTCTCCAACACCTTGATGCCAAAGACATAAAAATGTCCAATTGCTCTTGACCTCTTCTCTATCTAGGTCCAAGCATTTCTTCACATTCTCCAATACCTTGATGCCAAAGACATCTGCAGTCTCAGTTCGACCTGTAGGCAGTGCAATAGCTTCTGCAGTGATCAACATCTCTGGAAGTCAGTTCTCAACAAGGACATGGTTAAGTGGTCAGAGGTCAGCCATGGAACCTATCCCACAAACCTCACTGCTTCGCAGGATGTGGATTATAAAGATGTGTAAGTTAACACTTAACAGAAAGaagaaatgatttttaaaagatcACTCAAAACAATTATGAAATAAGTGTATAATTATGTGCAACAGCTAGCCTATGTGCATGTACTTTTAGGGGATCAAGCAAGGGGAATAACTATaattattaatttaaaaaaaaagataaagagagggagagaaaccAGGAAAGAATGGGAATCCCTCTACTTTCTTTCCACCACCCCTGATCGATGCAAGTTGCATAGAGTACAgggggattttcataaaatctaTATAAACTACTCGTCATGTTGGACATATTTTGATACCTAATTTCTTCACTTGCTATCCTAAGAAAACTGTGCCTCAGTAAACCTGATTGCTACTtttatatgtgctagtcttcTTCGGTAGAAATGGTTGTATGGTGAAAGGAAGGTGAATTTTCAAGATGGTTTTGATTCTTTGGTTGTAACGAGGCCTAGTTGTAACCATTGTTTATACAGTAACAGAATTCATATATTATGGCACTATATTCATCAGAATTGTCTTTAGGCAATTGCCTGATTCATGATTGTTAAGGTACTGCATTAATCAGCCAACTTTTAAAAGTCTTGAGGTTTGATCTCCGGCCCCTAGCACCTATGCCCATGAGCAAGGCAAATGGATCAAACATGCTCTTTCATTCTGCataagaataaatgaaaatgccaaCAATGGACTTGAGGAATAACATTtatgaatgtattttttgttgaattctGTTTCATTTTCTCTCTGTATTTTAGCTACATGAGATGTCATCCAGAATTGCAGCGAGATCCAGCCTTCAACCTTGCATCCATTCCGCGACTTCTTTGGTCTTTCCTTCCGCATCGCACCCCCATCATCGTCATGTTCGGCCCCGGCCTAGAGACCGACACCTCTACCATCGTCCGAAAGTTCATCACCGGTCACGGTTCCAACATCATCAAAGTGAACGGTGTCTTTCCTGCAATGTACCCAGGTAGCTTGTAGTTAGgccaattcaataaaaatgatactaCTGGGTAAAGATAAATAGTTCTTGTGAAGCGCAGATCACATTTGTCACATTATGACTACATCTTTGCGCTTCCAAAAgatttggatattattaccgAGGTTTTAGCAGCCATTTACTATACACAGATATTTCAAAGAATTATTTCCTTCCCGGTACTCAATACCTATAAACCTGGTTTGAGTGAATCacaattttgatcaattttgatcaatttttttgCAGAAGGAAATTTACATTAAAGAGAATGGGAGGTGTATATTCTTTAGACCAGTTCAACCTTGGTCATtgtctaactctgtgcttacattatgggaagccaaattgTGTTTATATTATATGTTGCTTATGTTCTTTCCCCATGctttaaaatgatgaataaaagtcaaatatattgacaaattgaacctctactgttaaaAATTAGTCTCACAATTGGTTAATGGAAAGTtgaccacaactttagaccaaaGTTTGATTTCTAAAACCCAATTTATGGACTGAAGTTTTCCACAAAGCATCTCATCTGTGAATTCACTGCTAAGTTTTTCAGTAGGTTGTAacagttgtcagtgaaaattaacaaaatacaaatctgGGAATCTTtcccagagctgccaagtagcactgattttcagtatttagtactgaaaagtgagaagaatactgatagtttcatgtaaaatactgatttctaaagtttcagttgtatgtgtggtcctatggtattttttgaaaatactgatttcctcaccgaaatactgattttcagcttcaaaaatactgaaatgttccttatcaggttggcagctctgctttCCCCACAAAGTGTGGATAATGGATGTAGAAAAATTAAACCTGAATTAGGGTTTAATCCTAATtggatatgaaattaaaaaaattgacatgatgAAGTTCGGTTAATTACTTTAACCAAAGAGTTTGggcacaaatacatgtaagtcgTGGATCTGCTTTGGTCTTGTctccatgaaaataaaagcaacagagcatatacatgtaccacgATACTGAGCATCAATTCTGCTCATGAAACTTTTCAAGAAATCCTTTTTCTATATAAAAGTTTCAGATAAAAAGGGTAGTAAAATTTAAATATAGTTCATAGAGTTTTTTAGTATGTCAGtgaatgatgaataataatggAGATTGTTATCATATCTCTACAGGTGTCGGTACCGGTTTTGAAGTGACAGTGAATGACAAGAGCAGAATGAGACTGGTAGTCCTGTACTCAGCTACTAGGTTGGTATCACTTGTAAATATCTACTCATATACAGTGCTTCCCACAAAAGAAGGAAACCGAGATTTaccgatgatttatcataacttaatcacaaatacaatagacaaatgtcctaccattgtaaagcttagaatctcttctttcatctgaaattacttagattatttctcattcatgcatgagtgagcaaaaacaatttgaagaggggataccttAAAGTCATTTGgtgggctgtatctgggtttcaaaaagaaaaccacattttaaaaaagttcaatatctgctctttaatttgatacctcaaatGGTCAATAAATAATAGAGAGCAATTATTGCAGTTGCATATTGTGTATACCCAGATATTGCTTTCAGGACAGATGTTATagcaatttaaagaaaataacaagaaatatttcacaaattggttgaaaatcattttgacaaaattatATCAGGCATTTTTTAGCATTGACTGGTGCTCTTTAGAGTCGCAAATGAAATCTTGTGAATTCAACCCAAGAGCAATATGCATGTAAGACTTAGTAAACACATTGGTGTTGGAATTGGCATGAGCTACACTCTTTTTTGGAAATGTCGTGTGATAGGGTTGGGTCTTACTCTCCTTTTTGGGTATtaattgttttttatcttttatctgatttctatgaaatatcataacaatCAGAATTGTATCCGTCTGACACGAATCCTTATTCAAACAATCATATCCAGTTTAAATAAACATTGTGAATATACTATATAGGTGATGGTTATATTTTTCAACCATGGTATGAATTTCATGTAATTACTTCAACAGGAAAGAGCGTGAAGCACGTGACTCCAATCAGCCCAGAATGAGCAAACTCATCAAACGAACTTCACCTCCTAACCAAGGTGAGGAAGAGGGCGCTAGTCGTAACGATGGAGAGGATCATGGGAATGGTGCTCCAGCCAGTCGTGTGACGGCGGATGATGAAGATTATTTGAACTTTGAACCCAATGATCATGTGAAGTCTATGTGTCGAGTGGTTGGAGGATTTATATTTGTGGTTGATGCAGCGCAGCAGTTAAACCAAGGTAAAAGACTCTATTTTCACAGGATAACACATGTTGCAAGATATTCATTTGcaattatatgacacctagatagatccttgttatttgattggttgtttgatatcgttcattccgcccattttgcaatgacgtcatcaaccgtgcaattttggatccatacgattttgtccattgcacgcgcGCACCGAGACTGCAGCTGCAGGCACCAGCAGTGCGCATGTTATAATGACGTAACAGTCAACAGACcgaactcgcactgcatgagcatgttttcatgcatcgaaattcataaatttcatatgaacaaaataaaaatcaatttttaggtgtcatataaactaaataatgatttttttcattcgtgcaatggacagaatacttcattcggtgaaagatgaaataatgatccattcaacttggctacgcctcgttgaatggatcatttcatctttcacctcctGAAGTATTCTGTCTATTGCACTcttaaacattcattatttgtataccaaTAGCATAAACGGATTTATGAATGAAAGATCAATAATTGCAAAGAAATTTTACCAGccaataagatttttttaaggTTTGTCATGTCTCCTGGAGAGGTGTttaaaatatgagacaaaacacaaattttattaattgaatACCAAAATTGTTGACTTAAGTATTGAACGTAACCTCGGCATGCATGTACCCCAATTGTATCCTGGCCTAACATAGTGGGATGAATTTCTTACAACCCAGATGCTTGTAATAAAATAGTACATAAGTAATCTACAAAGATCGGTTTTCATCATCAGCTGATAAATCAAAAAGATTTAGAGTCTGATTTCGGCCCAAGAAAGGGTCAACAGTCATGCTCAAAGTTGTTTGTAGATTCGCTCTTAACTTATACAaatagcttcatgaaacaccacTTCAATCAGTACACATTAGCGTTTTTTGTAAGCAATCCACTTCATTTTGTGTTGTAAATCAGGTTCTTGTAGCTCAGGGAGGCCGGAACTATTCGCCTTTATGGATTCAAGATGGACGCCTGAACGGAAGCCACTTCTTGTTCTGTCCAGCATAGCCAACCCAGATGTACCCAGAATACCTTGCGTGAGAGTAGCGGATCAGCTTTCACTGGACAGACTACAACGACCTTGGAAGGTGGGTTTCATTTGTTGTCATGGAGAAAACTCTACTTTTTTTTGATGGGCATAAATGATGACTGTATTTGATTGTGTTTTCATACTATTAAATGGTTATTTGCTTAAACTCACCATAAATTTTGGTTTACATAAtctttttcttccaaaatgaGAACCGAGATAAAAAAGAATAGTCCCAATGGCCTGAATTATAAAATTGGAGTTGATTGTTCCGtggtacaaaaccatggactaTGCTGATTATGATTAGGCCTACACATACTTCTTCACATACACTAAGAAAAGTCAAATTATGGATGCATGATTTTGGCtgatggggcattgcaagaaacttgcaatcaattgcaagtcaattttcattcacgaaatcaagcatatgccgtgtaattaattgtaaatttgcgattgattgctaatctgctccatgaaacaaggagcGTAATATGATTTGCTGTAGTTgaaagtgatcaatcaattgtaaaattgcaacagaatatttgtgattgattttaaaattttcttgcTAAATCAGTGCTTGAATGAAGCACAATAAGACAAGAAATCTGGTTCTGTACCATGGTACAgttgaaaccacctttgtgaatttagGCCATTTGAATAGCCCAAGACTGAATAGGAAATAGCCTACTTCCTATCCTGTATTCAATTATCCACGTAAGAGACTTCTATTACTAATAAAAGTTTGAAGGACAAAGAAAATGTGTGTATAGGTTTAGATAGGTTTTGATAAAACTGGaattaaacttaatttcacCTTTCTGCTTGTACAATCATATTGTGCATACATATAGTTGATTTTATAGGGGGAGTTGATGAGTAATGTgatttgtttatgaaaacactTGGTGTTTGCTGGGatgtgattttgatat
Protein-coding sequences here:
- the LOC121424285 gene encoding F-box only protein 4-like isoform X3, which codes for MEPSSPGVELDDGGMSSIEMDDSRAHSQEGGCCYGDDDEVGLLNIPVQAFLHILQYLDAKDICSLSSTCRQCNSFCSDQHLWKSVLNKDMVKWSEVSHGTYPTNLTASQDVDYKDVYMRCHPELQRDPAFNLASIPRLLWSFLPHRTPIIVMFGPGLETDTSTIVRKFITGHGSNIIKVNGVFPAMYPGSVGTGFEVTVNDKSRMRLVVLYSATRKEREARDSNQPRMSKLIKRTSPPNQGEEEGASRNDGEDHGNGAPASRVTADDEDYLNFEPNDHVKSMCRVVGGFIFVVDAAQQLNQGSCSSGRPELFAFMDSRWTPERKPLLVLSSIANPDVPRIPCVRVADQLSLDRLQRPWKVVDCDVSTLSGLSEGVDWLVGSAQKM
- the LOC121424285 gene encoding F-box only protein 4-like isoform X2, giving the protein MFGDQNNVREVEEALARHACQPAGFGLGSFLDLDQLAQQVQTLKMNLDVSVLPQQCKSFFTMEPSSPGVELDDGGMSSIEMDDSRAHSQEGGCCYGDDDEVGLLNIPVQAFLHILQYLDAKDICSLSSTCRQCNSFCSDQHLWKSVLNKDMVKWSEVSHGTYPTNLTASQDVDYKDVYMRCHPELQRDPAFNLASIPRLLWSFLPHRTPIIVMFGPGLETDTSTIVRKFITGHGSNIIKVNGVFPAMYPGVGTGFEVTVNDKSRMRLVVLYSATRKEREARDSNQPRMSKLIKRTSPPNQGEEEGASRNDGEDHGNGAPASRVTADDEDYLNFEPNDHVKSMCRVVGGFIFVVDAAQQLNQGSCSSGRPELFAFMDSRWTPERKPLLVLSSIANPDVPRIPCVRVADQLSLDRLQRPWKVVDCDVSTLSGLSEGVDWLVGSAQKM
- the LOC121424285 gene encoding F-box only protein 4-like isoform X1: MFGDQNNVREVEEALARHACQPAGFGLGSFLDLDQLAQQVQTLKMNLDVSVLPQQCKSFFTMEPSSPGVELDDGGMSSIEMDDSRAHSQEGGCCYGDDDEVGLLNIPVQAFLHILQYLDAKDICSLSSTCRQCNSFCSDQHLWKSVLNKDMVKWSEVSHGTYPTNLTASQDVDYKDVYMRCHPELQRDPAFNLASIPRLLWSFLPHRTPIIVMFGPGLETDTSTIVRKFITGHGSNIIKVNGVFPAMYPGSVGTGFEVTVNDKSRMRLVVLYSATRKEREARDSNQPRMSKLIKRTSPPNQGEEEGASRNDGEDHGNGAPASRVTADDEDYLNFEPNDHVKSMCRVVGGFIFVVDAAQQLNQGSCSSGRPELFAFMDSRWTPERKPLLVLSSIANPDVPRIPCVRVADQLSLDRLQRPWKVVDCDVSTLSGLSEGVDWLVGSAQKM